From the Chryseobacterium fluminis genome, the window CCTTTGCCCCTTCTGTATCTTTGTCTTCAATATTCTTAAGCTCTTCCAGAAAATTAATGACAGGTTCTATTTCCCTTTTTCTCCGTTCTTTTGTGATCTGCTTAAACAGATACCAGACATCTTTTTCTGCTATAAAATATTCTTTTCTTTCTCCTTTTACAAATTCTTTTCTTACAATACCCCAATCCATCAGCGCCCGAAGATTCATATTGGCGTTTCCTCTTGAGATTTCCAGCTGCTCCATCACCTCATCGGTAGAAAGTGCCTTTCCGCTGGCCAGGAGTAAGGCATGAACCTGCGCCATCGTACGGTTGATCCCCCAATTGGTGGCAAACGCACCCCAGGTCTGAATATATTTTTCTTTGGCTTCTGAAAGTTGCATACTGTTTTGTCTTTTCTGATACAAATATAATTATTATTTTTGAACTTTCAGTAATTATTGAAAGTTTATTTTGTTTTTTTTCCTTTTATTGATGAAGAGGTGCTGCCGGTGGCTTTCAATAGTCATTTTCAGATCATCATGAATTTCTTATTCCGACTTGTCATTTAAAAAATGATCCTGCTCAACACTGATGCAGGGATCGGGAATATATAGACGTTTATTAGTTTAATCAAGGTTCTATGGTCGTGGTAATTCCCTGGTTCCAGTATTTCGCCTCCGGCATATAGTACAGATAAACATTGCTGGATTTTCCGGTGTATGCCCCGCCAAATTCGGCTTTCAGATCAAGATTGATGACTTTCGTTTCATTGGCAGCAAAATATTCCCAGTACAACACCAGATAGTTATCGAAAATCTCATAGTAGGAAATCTGTTTTTTATCCAGCAGGTCTTTCAGCAAAGCATTTTGCAGGGTCAACCCGGCAGGAATTCCAATTTTGGCTGTTGTCATGGGCAGCCGGCCGTTGATTTTATTTTTAATGGTGATGGTCATCCTCTTGGTTTCCCCTACTTTCGAGACCGGCGATTTCAGTTTAGTTTCCATGGTTAAAGGAATATCAGCACTTTGCGGAGCCTGTAAAGTGAAATACTGATAATCCATTTTGTAAGGCAGGCCCTTTCCTGTGGAATACTTTATCTGGATCTCATTATCTCCTGATTTAAAAGCAGAGGCCAATGAATTGTTGGCTGTAGTTTCCGATCCGTTTATCATGATTTTGGGTTTTGCCGTACCGTATAATTTTTCGTTATTCGTAAAAAACTTAGCGAGTGCCTCCAGAGCTAAAGAGGTTGCCTGTGTTGATCCAAAACCATAATATCCGTTGTAAGTAATTAATTCATCAGCAACCTGTGCCATTTTTAACTGGTTGATCTTTTCATTCTTCTGCAATGCCATCATATACAGGGAGAGGGTCTCCGAATCGGCAGAAATCCCCCTGGAACCTGTGAAAGTAGTCTGTGTTTTTACGTTTTTATTCTGGTATTGAAGGTTCAGAAAATCCATCAGTGTTTCATATTCTTTATTTTTCCCTAGATAGAATGAGGTATTCGCCATGAGGGCCAGCTGATAGGAATCTTTAGTGGCCAGGACTTTTTTGAGACTGGCCTGATAGGCATCTTCCAGTTCGTCTTTTAATCCTGTTTTGGATAAAGCGTAGAGCACATACATATTTCTGGACCATGCGTAATCCGAATAAGGGCTGCTCATTTCGTAATTTCTTCTTATTTCAAAAATTCCGTTCCGGTTTTTCTTTGAAAGAATAAAAGAGGTCAGATCCCGGATGAGTTTTGCATCAATATTTACATATTTCTTAAGATCTCTGAACTCCAGTAAAGCAAAAGCCGACAGTGCCACATCAGACTCTGACGAGCCAAAATAGGAGAATCCGCCGTCCGGATTTTTATAGCTAAGCATTTTCTGATATCCTTTTTTTAAATTTCTGATGACCATACTTTCCGTATCGGGAGTAATTTTTTTCACCGACTTCACATAATCCAGAACAAAAATATTAGGATAAACCGTTGATGACAGCTGTTCAAAACATCCGTGAGGCTCTTTCTTTAACCTTTCAATATCTTCAAACAACTGTAAAGCGGTGTTTTCATATACGTAATACGACGAGAAGAGACTTCCGCTGATAACCTCCGGAATATGAATTTTTAAACTGTCCGACCGGTTATTAATGAGCGAATAATAATGAGGAAATCCTTTTTCTTCTACGGTGAAAGGAAGGATCATGGTTTCCCTGAAATCCCCGGACGTTACGGTAAACTGAATATTGGAATTGATAATCTGATCTGTCTGCAGCGTCACCAGTAGCCTGCCGGATTCCAGAGGTTTTAAGCTGATGACACTGTCCTGCTTTATAACCTTTACCCGATTGGGAGCGATGATATTCAATTCCATTTTTCTGCTTTCCGGAGCATTGTTCTTAATCACCACGGGAATGGTCATTTGATCGGTCCGGGTGAGATATTGAGGAATTTTAGCATCTACTGAAATAAGACTCTGAGCGGCATAGGTTGTTTCATCTCTCCCGATTAAACCAGAAGAAGAAATCCCTTCTGTTATAATCCTGAAAGCAGAACTGGCATCGGAATTATAAAATTCAACCTGTGCTTTTCCGTACTGATCGGTCTCCACTACCGGATTCCAGTATAAAGTTTCCCTGTAATCATGGCGGTAGGAAGTAGCGGTAGTCTCATAAACCGGATAATAAAAGCTTCGCGTGTAGGAATAGGCAGTAAGGCTGTCTCCGGGAATCGATAATGTTGCGTAATATGATTTCCGGGTCACGTTGAATTTTATATTCGACCTGTTACTTTTAAAAGAGGTGATGACCACTACTCCGTTTGCACCACGGCTGCCATATACTGAGGTTGCCGCCGCATCTTTTAATATGGTAATGCTGTTGATGTCATTAGGATTAATCATTGTTTTCATGTTTTCAACAGGAATACCATCCACCACGTACAGTGGTGTTTTATTGGAAATCGAAGCATTTCCCCTGATCTGAACATTAAGAAAGCCACTTCCCGGCTGACCCGCCGGACTTATTTCTATTCCGGCTGCCCGGCCATTTAAAACAGCACTCATGCTTGAATTTTGAAATTCATTGGATACCGTAACCAAAGAACCCGTAGATTTAGCATTCGTTCTGGAGGAAGAGTATCCCATCACGACAACACCTTCTAATTCCTGTGAGTTTAATGATCTTGAACTGTCACTGATATTGTTATTCGGTCTTCTCAGCATTGAAGTATTGGGACGGTTTTCGCTTACTTCCTTATTTTGGGTCTCTTCCGGTTTCCGGCCTTCTACTTCCTGTAATACTTTTTTCCCGGATTCATTTACCGCTTCCTTTACAACTTCTTCTATATTGACATTACCGGGAGATTTTTTTGACAGCGGATTCACAGCCAGCTTATATGATAAAATTCTGATTTTCACTTCCTGCCTTGGCTGGAAAGATTTTGCAATCAGCTGATTGGAACCATTACCCTGAAGATCTGAAAAATAGAACGTTCCGTCATCGGAAGTGACCTGCTTCAGAATCATTGAGCCGGAAATCAGATAGACCTCAGCTTTTATGGGATTTTTATTTTCATCTTCTACAATCCCATAGATGGGATTCTTTTTCTCAGGCAAATAGCTGTATTTCTGATCTTTAATCACTTCAGGAGTCAGTTCAAAATACCGGTAGCCGTTGGTCAGCATTAATAAGTCGAGACTTTCCGTGGCTTTTTCTTCTTTTTTGTCAAAATAAAACTGAGGTCTTTCAATTTTCCCTCTCAGTTCAGAATCCATCAGTAACCAGGAAAGAATATGGTTTTGTCTGTCATCTGCATAGGTCCATAGCTTGTCATCGACCACGCTTATTCCCAGGTTGGCAGGGACCGGTTTATTATTTTCATCCGTTGTTTCAATGGTGACCACTACTTTCTCGCGAGGCTGATAATTTTGCTTTACCGGTTTTACTTTTACATTCAGCTGCTTATTTTCATGGGTAAAAACAAGCCGTTCAGCCAATGGAATTCCGTTTTCCGAAACGGTAAACCGGCAAATTCCGATAGGAAGTCCGTTTTCATCAATTTCCAGAGAATTCAGTCCTTTTTTTAACGACAGGGTTTTGGTGTACTTTTCTTTTTCGCGAAAGCTTCCCTGAATAACTACCTCTTTTTCATCCGTTGACTGAATGCTCAAATGGATCTTTCCCTTACTTTTACGCGCCGAAAATACAATACCTTCTTCCTGGACAGCCGGAAACCGATATATCTGCGTAATATTCTCCGGCTTTATGACTTTGGCATAATAAGTCTCACCTCGTCTGGGTGTAAAAAGGAAACTACCCATTCCGAAATTATACGCTGCTGCCTCAGCCATTTTTTCATGATTCTGATTGAACACTGCTACCACAGCATCAACCGGTTTTTCATATTCATCCAAAGCTTTAAAGGCGATATTCTGTTCTAATCCATTGATAAAAGTTCCTCCTTCAGGCATCAGTTTCACATCGACACGGTTCAGGACAATCGGAATATTCCTGGAAACAGACTCTGTAAATCCATCGAAGCTGACTTTAATATTCAGCAGGGCATCAGAAGATTTTAAAACGGCCGGAAGATTAAATTTCAGCTGTTTTTTTCCTTCTTTATCTGTAATGAGTTTTCCTTCGGATATTTTTTCACCATTATGCATCACTGTGTACTCTGCTTCATAAAAAGGAATCGGCAGATTGCTGAGACTTCTCATAGTAAAATCTGCCAGGACCTCATCTCCTGCACCATATCCTTTTTTAGGGAAATCCAGCTTCATCAGGATTCTTGGGGAAACTGTTTTCTGTAGAGTGATCTCTTTTTCAAAAGTGTTTTTCCCATCTTCGTTCATCATCCAGTTGGTAAAGACACGAATTTTATAAATTCCGCCTTTCATATCATTCGAAAAGTAAAAGTATCCTTCAGAATATCCTTTTTTAATCTCGTATTTCTCTTTTTTGATGACACTTCCGCTGGGATCAGTCAGTTCCACATTCACCACCCTGCTCTGCTCAGTGGGATGATTATTTTCTGCATTGACCGTATAAATTTTAAAGTACATCTCATCGCCGGGTTTATAAAACACATGGTTGGTCTGGATGTACGTTTTTTCTTTTTCAAAATCTTTGAATGGCTGCTGGGCATTCAGACGAAGGCCTGAAGCAAGAAAAACCAGCAGAATAAGGTAGATTGTATTTTTAAAATTCATAAAATTAAAATTGAAATGAAACCATGCACCCAAAAGTCTTATAAGAGGGAAGATTAAAGAAATCCAGTCCTCTTCCGTTCTCAGCATCATAGAAATTCTGATTAGGATCTGCCCCTTTAGCGGCCTGCCAGAGCAGAATATTATTCACAAAAAAAGTTACCCCTAATGCCCTTTTAAATTCTCCGACATTAAATTTTGCCGTTAACGAAATTGTATTGATCCTTATGTAATCTGCGTTCTGAACATAGTCTTCCGCTACTCCCAGATAGCCGTATCTCGACCATCGGTTTTTTGAAACGGGCTGATCCGGATCGTAGAAATCAACAGGGATCTGATTAACCATTCCATTGGAATTCACCCCCTGGAATACATAATTTCTGATATTGCGTTCGTCCCCGGAAGTTGAGGACCTGCCATAATAATCCAGTACCGCCTGGGTGCCGTTCCAGATCTGTCCTCCCTTTTTCCATTCCCAATTCAGATCAAGAGAAAACATTTTGTAGGACAGGCTGTGATTGAATTTCACCACAAAATCAGGAGTAGGATCTGCAATCACTTTTAGACCGTCTGCCTTTTCAGGATATCCGGATTCATCAATCAGTAAAGCGCCGTCGGCATTTCTTTTAAAATAACTTCCGACCACAACGCCTAAGGCCTCACCTTCCCTCAATGTTTTATAAATATCTGTAAACCCCGCAAGCGCCAGACCGTTATATCCGGGACTTACCCGATTCACTCTATCCTGATAGCTATAGAATGAAGCTTTCTGGCTGGTTCTGAAATCGGTTCCCAGATAAATATGATCATACGAGAAACTTACGTCATAACCGGTATAGGTATGATCTGCCAGATTCTTCAGAAGCAATTGGTTTCCTTCAAAAACAGGGAAAATATCATCTGTGATTTTCCTTTTAAAATATTCTGCTTCAAAAGCCAGATTCCGGTACGTCAGTTTAAAACCACCTTTCCACTCTTGTGTATTCACAGTTGAAAGGTTTTTGAAACGTTCCGCTTCCTGCACCGGAAAATACTGATAGGCATTCTGGGCTTTAAGTAAAGTAGTTCCGTAAGAAGCATATGATTTTGTGATTTCCGGCTCTGTACTTAGCCGGGTATACGTCCCGAACATTTTCAAATTAATATTATACCAGCCAAAAATATTATTGAACATAATATAGGCCCCGGCCTTTGGAAGCCAGTAATTATCCCTGAGAGAGGTATTTGAGATATAGAATGCATTCCCCGCATTGAAACCCATAAAAAAATCGTTACGATCGGTATAGTCAACCTTAGTTTATTATATAATCCTGTATTAACCTCTGATACAGATAAGTTTTGTTGGTCAGACTGTGAAAAACCTGTGATCTCTCGTTGTTCAGAATATAATTAAGGCTGAGCAAATGGTCCGTATGGTATCCGTCAAAAGAATAGGATCCTGAAATATTCGAATGATATAATCTGTTATTCTGCAACCGTTCATTTTGTATACCATCGGCAAATCCATGGGTGGAAGGATGGTACTGATCAAAATTCCGGAAATAATCATTCTCGAAAGATTGACTGATATTTAAATTAAACTGCCCCCACTGTCTTTTAAGATCAAAGCTGAACTGTCTTCTTCTATCCTGGTAATTATGAAGTGATCTTGACTTATTAAAAAAAAATAGATTAGTTGTTTGCTATAAAAAAAGGGATTAGGAAATTAGTGCCGCTAAACAAAAAAAAATCCTATCCCTTGTACCAAGTACTAAGCAAAGATACAATAGAATTAGAAATTGCACCTTATATTCCAATTGGAAAAAGAGGTTTCAAATCAAAAGCACCTATTTGTGAGATTATTAACTGTATTTTATATAAACTTAAAACAGGCATTCAATGGTATCTTTTACCTGTTTTACAATTGTTCAGTAAAGAAGTTCTACATTATAAGACAGTTTTCGGCTACTACCATCAATGGTGTAAAGCCGGAATATGGAGAGCCTGCTGGAGTGGTATTTTACAAAACAATAAATCAATGATCGATTTGTCCAGCGCAGATGTAGACGGCAGCCACACTCCGGCGTTAAGGGGAGGTGAAGCCGTTGGATATCAGGGTAGGAAAAAGCGTAAAACAACTAATGCCCTTTATTTGTCGGATCGAAATGGCTTGCCACTGGCCATGTCGATCCCTGTGTGTGGAAATCATAACGATTTGTTTAATATTGAAAAACATTTTACAGAAATGACCAATTTTTTACAGGAGTCGGGTATCTCATTGGATGGTCTTTTTGTGAATTTTGATGCCGGATTTGATGCGGAGAATCTACGTTTAAGAGCGTCAGAATTGGGGATAATAGCCAATATTGCTCATAATAAAAGAAACTCTAATACAGATAATGACCATTATTTTGATCATCAACTATACAAAGAGCGATACGCCATAGAAAGAACAAATGCCTGGCTGGATAGTTTCAGATCGGTGCTCAACAGGTTTGATACCACCATTACCAGCTGGATAGGATTTAATTATTTAGCTTTTATTGTTATTGCCTGTAAAAAGATGATGAAAAAGTCGAGATGAGTTCTATATTTATTTTCCTGAGCCAGCAGAAACTCCGGATTGTCTGCTCCCCTGCTGTAGCTTCTCTGGGCACCGTCGGGTAACAGCAGTCCCTGTTTATTGGAGAATGAAACCGGGGTCAGGAGGGAGTTTTGATAAGCCCTGTTGAACACTGCTGTCCTGTTGGAATTAGTCGCTTTATTTTCTTCATAGACCACTGCAAAATTGAAGTCGAATTTTAAAATCTTCGTGTTAAGTTTTGTCTTTAAGGTGTTCAGGACATTATACTGGTCAGTCAAATACATATGATTTTTCTCTTGCCCGAGATCTAATGAAATCCGGATTTTTTCATCGTTTTCGTTCTTGATAAAAGCATTCAGTCTCAACTGGTTGCTATATCCTACTGTTGCTTTAAAAAGTTCATTATTGTAGGCAGTTGCAGGAGGATTTCCGCTGATTGCAGGAACCAGCATTCCGTTTTGGTCATACGGATATGGCTGGTGATCAAATGCTAACGTAGAAATATCCGGTCCGAAACTGAACATTTCATCAGTTTCGGGTCCCCGCCAGACCGGCTGTCCGTTATACGATCTTCCCTGAACGTATTGTTTCTGAATCCGGGGAATAGCATTGCGGCTTTTAATGTCAAAAGACGTGGTAAAACTTCCGTTAAGAAATAAATACTTTTCCGGCATTCTTTTCAGCTTGAAATTGTTCTCGCTGACCTGCTTCAGCTTTCTTACTTTAAAAACATATTGATCAGAATGTAATGTTAAGCGCTGACGGGAATTTTCAAGGCTGTATTCGTCTTCGGGTTTCTTCGAGACCAGACTGTCATAGGCACTGCTATGAATACTCAGCACTCTTTCTTTAGGAATTTTGCTTTCTAAAATGCTTTTAAGTTCATCTGGGTAATAAACGATCTCTCTGCTATTCCCGTTATTCCAGACCAGTGTATCATAAGCTTTTGCGGCAATAATGGCAAAGCCTTTTTCATCCGTAAGCTCATATACTCCGCTGGTTTTATTATAAACCTTTAAAAAATTCTGGGGCTTATTTTCCTTATTGAGAAATGTTCCTGCATGATACAATTGTGAATTCTGCGCACACACCATAAATAAACCAGGCAGAAATAACAGGATATAGATTTTTTTCATTGTATAGGGTTATTAGAAAATGAAAACTGAAAATACTTCTGAAGAAAAGGATCTCTTCAGGATATGATCGTCAAAAAACATGAAATTAAAGCCGGATACCGGAAGTGATTGTTTTTAAACAATACATTCCATACACCATATCATCAAACTTTACCATAACCACTACAGCAATGACTTCCGGCCTGCTTCTCCAGCTTCAAATCTTTTGGAATTTTATTTTTTTACAGGTGAATTTTGCCTGATTATTTTTTCCACTGCTTTCTTCTGCTTTCTGGTGATGTCTGTCGTTGTAACCACGATCATCCCGTTAGCGGCACGACTGCCATAAACAGCCGTTAATGCTGAGTTTTCATTTTTGAAAATCTGTATGGATTCTATTTTGTCCGGATCCAGATTTTTAAAGTGTACAGCATCTGAAACCTGCCCGTTGATAAGGTACAGCGGATCTTTATCGGTTTTTTCACTACTCATACCTCTTACTGAAACCGACTGCTTCGCAGATGCATCTGCATACCCTGAATTTATATTGATCCCGGAAGCCTTCCCCTCCAGTGAGTTTACCAGATCTCTGCCTGAAATGGTCGTGGAGGACGCAGTATAATTTTTAGATTTGGCAAGCGGCCTGTTATATCCCACGATTGCCAGTGATCCTTTTTTGTCGTATGAATCAAAAGAAATGGACTGTGCGGTGTCACCCACAGCATTGATATTGGTAGGGTGACCTTCATTGGATGACATTCTGAAAGAAGAATTCAGGATAGATTTCTTTTCTTTTTTGATTCCCATGGCAATGACTTCTTCCATATTCTTTTCTTTCGGAGTATCAGAATGGGCAGCCATAGCAGGTTCCCGGTAAATATCTGCTTTAGGTGCATAAACGGCAGTATATTCCGGCATCGGAGATCTGTAAACAGAAGGTAAAGGCTTTTCAACCGCAAGTTTTTTCACAGACTCCGGTTTTTGAATTTCTTTTTCAATATTTGTTTTAATGACTTCATCGATCTTTTGAATATCATGTCCAGGCACTTTTGTTTCTGCAGGGGCAGGTAACACGGTATGTGTTGCCATGACCGCAGCCGGCTCTTGTGGTATTCCTGTTTCTTTGTGATCTGTAGTAAAATAAAGAGCTCCGAATCCAATAATTAAACTTGCCGCTATTCCGTAAGGAATCCACATCGGGATGGTTCTTTTTTTGGATTCTTTTTTATCCAGTTTCTCTTCTACCTTACTCCAGACTTTTTCAAACCCCGGAAATGTCGCAGGTTCATCCAAAGCTTTGGATGCCTCATTGAAAGTTTTATCTATATCGTGATTATTTT encodes:
- a CDS encoding GbsR/MarR family transcriptional regulator; translation: MQLSEAKEKYIQTWGAFATNWGINRTMAQVHALLLASGKALSTDEVMEQLEISRGNANMNLRALMDWGIVRKEFVKGERKEYFIAEKDVWYLFKQITKERRKREIEPVINFLEELKNIEDKDTEGAKEFIKLMEDFSSVTGKINNIMDLAIKSDDHWLVGKITNLLK
- a CDS encoding TonB-dependent receptor plug domain-containing protein; translation: MNFKNTIYLILLVFLASGLRLNAQQPFKDFEKEKTYIQTNHVFYKPGDEMYFKIYTVNAENNHPTEQSRVVNVELTDPSGSVIKKEKYEIKKGYSEGYFYFSNDMKGGIYKIRVFTNWMMNEDGKNTFEKEITLQKTVSPRILMKLDFPKKGYGAGDEVLADFTMRSLSNLPIPFYEAEYTVMHNGEKISEGKLITDKEGKKQLKFNLPAVLKSSDALLNIKVSFDGFTESVSRNIPIVLNRVDVKLMPEGGTFINGLEQNIAFKALDEYEKPVDAVVAVFNQNHEKMAEAAAYNFGMGSFLFTPRRGETYYAKVIKPENITQIYRFPAVQEEGIVFSARKSKGKIHLSIQSTDEKEVVIQGSFREKEKYTKTLSLKKGLNSLEIDENGLPIGICRFTVSENGIPLAERLVFTHENKQLNVKVKPVKQNYQPREKVVVTIETTDENNKPVPANLGISVVDDKLWTYADDRQNHILSWLLMDSELRGKIERPQFYFDKKEEKATESLDLLMLTNGYRYFELTPEVIKDQKYSYLPEKKNPIYGIVEDENKNPIKAEVYLISGSMILKQVTSDDGTFYFSDLQGNGSNQLIAKSFQPRQEVKIRILSYKLAVNPLSKKSPGNVNIEEVVKEAVNESGKKVLQEVEGRKPEETQNKEVSENRPNTSMLRRPNNNISDSSRSLNSQELEGVVVMGYSSSRTNAKSTGSLVTVSNEFQNSSMSAVLNGRAAGIEISPAGQPGSGFLNVQIRGNASISNKTPLYVVDGIPVENMKTMINPNDINSITILKDAAATSVYGSRGANGVVVITSFKSNRSNIKFNVTRKSYYATLSIPGDSLTAYSYTRSFYYPVYETTATSYRHDYRETLYWNPVVETDQYGKAQVEFYNSDASSAFRIITEGISSSGLIGRDETTYAAQSLISVDAKIPQYLTRTDQMTIPVVIKNNAPESRKMELNIIAPNRVKVIKQDSVISLKPLESGRLLVTLQTDQIINSNIQFTVTSGDFRETMILPFTVEEKGFPHYYSLINNRSDSLKIHIPEVISGSLFSSYYVYENTALQLFEDIERLKKEPHGCFEQLSSTVYPNIFVLDYVKSVKKITPDTESMVIRNLKKGYQKMLSYKNPDGGFSYFGSSESDVALSAFALLEFRDLKKYVNIDAKLIRDLTSFILSKKNRNGIFEIRRNYEMSSPYSDYAWSRNMYVLYALSKTGLKDELEDAYQASLKKVLATKDSYQLALMANTSFYLGKNKEYETLMDFLNLQYQNKNVKTQTTFTGSRGISADSETLSLYMMALQKNEKINQLKMAQVADELITYNGYYGFGSTQATSLALEALAKFFTNNEKLYGTAKPKIMINGSETTANNSLASAFKSGDNEIQIKYSTGKGLPYKMDYQYFTLQAPQSADIPLTMETKLKSPVSKVGETKRMTITIKNKINGRLPMTTAKIGIPAGLTLQNALLKDLLDKKQISYYEIFDNYLVLYWEYFAANETKVINLDLKAEFGGAYTGKSSNVYLYYMPEAKYWNQGITTTIEP
- a CDS encoding IS5 family transposase gives rise to the protein MPLNKKKSYPLYQVLSKDTIELEIAPYIPIGKRGFKSKAPICEIINCILYKLKTGIQWYLLPVLQLFSKEVLHYKTVFGYYHQWCKAGIWRACWSGILQNNKSMIDLSSADVDGSHTPALRGGEAVGYQGRKKRKTTNALYLSDRNGLPLAMSIPVCGNHNDLFNIEKHFTEMTNFLQESGISLDGLFVNFDAGFDAENLRLRASELGIIANIAHNKRNSNTDNDHYFDHQLYKERYAIERTNAWLDSFRSVLNRFDTTITSWIGFNYLAFIVIACKKMMKKSR
- a CDS encoding TonB-dependent receptor plug domain-containing protein encodes the protein MENNHDIDKTFNEASKALDEPATFPGFEKVWSKVEEKLDKKESKKRTIPMWIPYGIAASLIIGFGALYFTTDHKETGIPQEPAAVMATHTVLPAPAETKVPGHDIQKIDEVIKTNIEKEIQKPESVKKLAVEKPLPSVYRSPMPEYTAVYAPKADIYREPAMAAHSDTPKEKNMEEVIAMGIKKEKKSILNSSFRMSSNEGHPTNINAVGDTAQSISFDSYDKKGSLAIVGYNRPLAKSKNYTASSTTISGRDLVNSLEGKASGININSGYADASAKQSVSVRGMSSEKTDKDPLYLINGQVSDAVHFKNLDPDKIESIQIFKNENSALTAVYGSRAANGMIVVTTTDITRKQKKAVEKIIRQNSPVKK